Proteins from a genomic interval of Helicobacter pylori Shi112:
- a CDS encoding thioredoxin family protein yields MSEIINGKNYAEKIAHQAVVVNVGASWCPDCRKIEPIMENLAKTYKGKVEFFKVSFDESQDLKESLGIRKIPTLIFYKNGKEVGERLVEPGSSKPIEDAIKTLL; encoded by the coding sequence ATGTCAGAAATTATTAACGGGAAGAATTACGCAGAGAAGATCGCTCATCAAGCGGTAGTGGTTAATGTTGGGGCGAGCTGGTGCCCGGATTGCAGGAAGATTGAGCCGATTATGGAAAATTTAGCCAAAACTTACAAAGGCAAGGTGGAATTTTTTAAGGTTTCTTTTGATGAGAGCCAGGATTTAAAAGAGAGCTTAGGCATTCGCAAGATCCCTACTTTGATTTTTTACAAAAACGGGAAAGAAGTGGGTGAAAGGCTTGTAGAGCCCGGATCTTCAAAGCCGATTGAAGACGCGATTAAAACGCTCTTATAA
- a CDS encoding histidine kinase: MDRSFCSRIACVIGSFTIGYIAYCSFRIQTPLFKRSFGLKLR, encoded by the coding sequence ATGGATCGCTCTTTTTGTTCTCGTATCGCTTGCGTGATTGGGTCTTTCACGATTGGATATATCGCCTACTGCTCCTTTCGTATTCAAACGCCCCTTTTTAAGCGGTCGTTTGGTTTAAAATTGCGTTAG
- a CDS encoding LPP20 family lipoprotein, whose protein sequence is MKNQVKKILGMSVIAAMVIVGCSHAPKSGISKSNKAYKEATKGAPDWVVGDLEKVAKYEKYSGVFLGRAEDLITNNDVDYSTNQATAKARANLAANLKSTLQKDLENEKTRTVDASGKRSISGTDTEKISQLVDKELIASKMLARYVGKDRVFVLVGLDKQIVDKVREELGMVKK, encoded by the coding sequence ATGAAAAATCAAGTTAAAAAAATTTTAGGGATGAGTGTGATAGCAGCGATGGTGATCGTAGGTTGTAGCCATGCCCCAAAATCAGGTATCAGTAAAAGCAATAAGGCATACAAAGAAGCGACTAAAGGCGCTCCTGATTGGGTTGTAGGGGATTTAGAAAAAGTGGCGAAGTATGAAAAATATTCAGGGGTCTTTTTAGGAAGGGCTGAAGATTTGATCACTAATAATGATGTGGATTATTCTACTAACCAGGCTACAGCGAAAGCTAGGGCTAATTTAGCGGCGAATTTAAAATCCACTTTACAAAAAGATTTGGAAAATGAAAAAACTAGAACTGTAGACGCTTCTGGTAAAAGGTCCATCAGCGGCACTGATACTGAAAAAATTTCCCAATTAGTGGATAAGGAATTGATCGCTTCTAAAATGCTTGCCCGCTATGTCGGTAAAGACAGGGTTTTTGTTTTAGTGGGCTTGGATAAGCAAATTGTGGATAAAGTGCGCGAAGAGTTGGGCATGGTTAAAAAGTAG
- a CDS encoding outer membrane beta-barrel protein has translation MLKLASKTICLSLIGSFTALEAYQKHQKDGFFIEAGFETGLLQGTQTKEQTIATTQEKPKPKPKPKPITPQSTYGKYYISQSTILKNATELFAEDNITNLTFYSLTPVYVTAYNQESAEEAGYGNNSLIMIQNFLPYNLNNIELSYTDDQGNVVSLGVIETIPKQSQIILPASLFNDPQLNADGFQQLQTTTTRFSDASTQNLFDKLSKVTTNLQMTYINYNQFSSGNGSGSKPPCPPYENQENCVAKVPPFTSQDAKNLTNLMLNMMAVFDSKSWEDAVKNAPFQFSDNNLSAPCYSDYLTCVNPYNDGLVDPKLIAKNAGDEYNIENGQTGSVILTPQDVIYSYRVANNIYVNLLPPRGGDLGLGSQYGGPNGPGDDGINYGALGILSPFLDPEVLFGKDLNKVAIMQLRDIIHEYGHTLGYTHNGNMTYQRVRMCEEGNGPEERCKGGRIEQVDGKEVQVFDNGHEVRDTDGSTYDVCSRFKDKPYTAGSYPNSIYTDCSQVPAGVIGVTSAVWQQLIDQNALPVDYTNLSSQTNYLNASLNTQDFATTMLSAISQSLSSTKSSATTYRTSKTSRPFGAPLLGVNLKMGYQKYFNDYLGLSSYGIIKYNYAQANNEKIQQLSYGVGMDVLFDFITNYTNEKNPKNNLTKKVFTSSLGVFGGLRGLYNSYYLLNQYKGSGNLNVTGGLNYRYKHSKYSVGISVPLVQLKSRVVSSDGATTNSITLNEGGSHFKVFFNYGWVF, from the coding sequence ATGTTAAAACTCGCTAGCAAAACAATTTGTTTGTCCCTAATCGGCTCATTCACTGCTTTAGAAGCCTACCAAAAGCACCAAAAAGACGGCTTTTTTATAGAAGCCGGGTTTGAAACCGGGCTATTACAAGGCACACAAACTAAAGAACAAACCATAGCCACAACTCAAGAAAAACCCAAACCAAAACCCAAGCCCAAACCCATTACCCCTCAAAGCACCTATGGGAAATACTACATATCCCAAAGCACCATTTTAAAGAATGCGACCGAGTTATTTGCAGAGGACAATATCACCAACCTAACCTTTTATTCTTTAACCCCTGTGTATGTAACCGCTTACAACCAAGAAAGCGCTGAAGAAGCTGGCTATGGCAATAACAGCTTGATTATGATACAAAACTTCTTGCCTTATAATTTAAACAATATTGAGCTTAGCTATACAGACGATCAAGGCAATGTGGTCAGTTTGGGCGTGATAGAAACTATCCCTAAACAATCTCAAATCATTCTGCCCGCAAGCTTGTTTAACGATCCACAACTTAACGCTGATGGCTTCCAACAACTCCAAACCACCACCACACGATTTTCTGATGCCAGCACGCAGAATCTGTTTGATAAGCTCAGTAAGGTTACAACCAATCTTCAAATGACCTATATCAATTACAACCAATTTTCTAGCGGTAACGGCAGTGGCTCTAAACCCCCATGCCCTCCATACGAAAATCAAGAAAATTGTGTGGCTAAAGTGCCGCCTTTCACCTCTCAAGACGCTAAAAATTTGACCAATTTAATGCTGAACATGATGGCGGTGTTTGATTCTAAATCTTGGGAAGATGCCGTTAAAAACGCCCCCTTTCAGTTTAGCGACAACAACCTGTCAGCGCCATGTTATTCTGATTACCTCACATGCGTGAATCCTTACAACGATGGGCTTGTTGATCCTAAATTGATCGCTAAAAATGCCGGAGATGAATACAATATAGAAAACGGACAAACAGGATCAGTGATATTAACGCCGCAAGATGTCATCTATAGCTATAGAGTCGCTAATAATATTTATGTGAATCTCTTACCTCCAAGAGGAGGGGATTTGGGGTTAGGATCTCAATATGGTGGTCCTAATGGCCCAGGCGATGATGGCATCAACTATGGTGCTTTAGGGATATTGTCTCCTTTCTTAGATCCTGAAGTGCTGTTTGGCAAAGATTTGAATAAAGTCGCCATCATGCAATTAAGAGACATCATCCATGAATACGGGCATACTTTAGGCTATACGCATAACGGGAACATGACTTATCAAAGAGTGCGCATGTGTGAAGAAGGCAATGGGCCAGAAGAGCGCTGTAAGGGTGGGAGGATAGAGCAAGTGGATGGGAAAGAAGTGCAAGTGTTTGACAACGGGCACGAAGTGCGAGACACCGATGGCTCTACCTATGATGTGTGTTCTCGTTTTAAAGATAAGCCCTATACAGCGGGCAGCTATCCTAACTCCATCTATACCGATTGCTCTCAAGTCCCCGCTGGGGTTATAGGCGTTACAAGTGCGGTTTGGCAGCAACTCATTGATCAAAACGCCCTACCGGTGGATTACACTAATTTGAGCAGCCAAACCAACTATTTAAACGCTAGTTTGAACACGCAAGATTTTGCAACCACCATGCTTAGCGCGATCAGTCAAAGCCTTTCATCCACTAAATCTAGCGCCACTACCTATCGCACTTCAAAAACCTCACGGCCATTTGGAGCCCCCCTATTAGGCGTTAATCTTAAAATGGGCTATCAAAAATATTTTAATGATTACCTAGGGTTGTCTTCTTATGGCATTATCAAATACAACTACGCTCAAGCCAATAACGAAAAAATCCAACAATTAAGCTATGGTGTGGGAATGGATGTGTTGTTTGATTTTATCACCAATTACACTAACGAAAAGAACCCTAAAAACAATCTAACCAAGAAAGTTTTCACTTCATCTCTTGGGGTGTTTGGGGGGTTAAGGGGCTTATACAACAGCTATTATTTGCTGAATCAATACAAAGGGAGCGGTAATTTAAATGTAACCGGTGGATTGAATTACCGCTACAAGCATTCTAAATATTCTGTGGGCATTAGCGTTCCTTTAGTCCAGTTAAAATCTAGGGTCGTTTCTAGCGATGGTGCAACCACTAATTCTATCACCCTCAATGAAGGGGGCAGCCATTTTAAAGTGTTTTTTAATTATGGGTGGGTGTTTTAG
- a CDS encoding pseudouridine synthase: MEGFSLRINQFLAHYTKHSRREAEKLVLEGRVKINHEHAKLASVVKENDKVFLDKRLIKPLKNKKFSVLVYHKPKGELVSKNDPLKRRVIYESLEKKYAHFVPVGRLDFASEGVLLLSDSKAVVSALMHANLEKEYLIKIQGFVTREMENAMQEGLKLENATKGAHQKTPIKSMEFAPFIGYEIIKNHAKYSKLRVIINEGKNRELRRFFAFFNAGVLDLRRVRYGFVNLNALPVGKMRFLNRQEYNELHAFMANMTNLKGD; this comes from the coding sequence GTGGAGGGATTTAGCTTGAGGATCAACCAGTTTTTGGCCCATTACACCAAGCATTCAAGAAGAGAAGCTGAAAAATTGGTTTTAGAAGGGCGGGTGAAAATCAATCATGAGCATGCCAAACTCGCTAGCGTGGTTAAAGAAAACGACAAGGTGTTTTTAGACAAACGACTCATCAAGCCCTTAAAAAATAAAAAATTCAGCGTGCTGGTTTATCACAAGCCAAAGGGCGAATTGGTGAGTAAAAACGATCCCTTAAAACGGCGCGTGATTTATGAAAGCTTGGAGAAAAAATACGCCCATTTTGTGCCTGTGGGGCGTTTGGATTTTGCGAGCGAAGGGGTGCTATTATTGAGCGATAGTAAGGCGGTGGTGAGCGCTTTAATGCATGCGAATTTAGAAAAAGAATATCTCATTAAAATTCAAGGCTTTGTTACAAGAGAGATGGAAAACGCGATGCAAGAGGGCTTGAAATTAGAAAACGCTACTAAGGGAGCGCACCAAAAAACCCCCATTAAAAGCATGGAATTTGCCCCCTTTATTGGTTATGAAATCATCAAAAACCATGCCAAATACTCTAAACTTAGAGTCATTATCAATGAGGGGAAAAACAGAGAATTGAGGCGCTTTTTTGCGTTTTTTAACGCTGGAGTGTTGGATTTAAGGCGCGTTCGTTATGGTTTTGTGAATTTGAATGCCTTGCCGGTAGGGAAAATGCGTTTTCTAAACCGCCAAGAATACAACGAGTTGCATGCGTTTATGGCTAATATGACTAATCTTAAAGGGGATTAG
- a CDS encoding LPP20 family lipoprotein — protein MKKIILACLMAFVGANLSAEPKWYSKAYNKTNTQKGYLYGSGSATSKEASKQKALADLVASISVVVNSQIHIQKSRVDNKLKSSDSQTINLKTDDLELNNVEIINQEVQKGIYYTRVRINQNLFLQGLRDKYNALYGQFSTLMPKVCKGVFLQQSKSMGDLLAKAMPMERILKAYSVPVSSLENYEKIYYQNAFKPKVQITFDNNSDAEIKSALISAYARVLTPSDEEKLYQIKNEVFTDSANGITRIRVVVSASDCQGTPVLNRSLEVDEKNKNFAITRLQSLLYKELKDYANKEGQGNTGL, from the coding sequence ATGAAAAAGATTATTCTTGCATGCCTTATGGCTTTTGTGGGTGCCAATTTAAGCGCAGAGCCTAAGTGGTATAGCAAGGCCTATAACAAAACAAACACCCAAAAAGGCTATCTTTATGGGAGTGGTTCAGCCACTTCTAAAGAAGCTTCTAAACAAAAAGCGTTAGCGGATTTAGTGGCGTCTATTAGCGTGGTGGTCAATTCCCAGATCCATATTCAAAAAAGTCGTGTGGATAATAAGTTAAAATCCAGTGATTCACAAACGATTAACTTAAAAACCGATGACTTGGAGTTGAATAATGTAGAAATAATCAATCAAGAAGTGCAAAAAGGGATCTACTACACCAGAGTAAGGATTAATCAAAACTTGTTTTTGCAGGGTTTAAGGGATAAGTATAACGCTCTTTATGGGCAGTTTTCCACCTTAATGCCTAAGGTTTGCAAAGGGGTTTTTTTACAGCAATCTAAGAGCATGGGGGATTTATTGGCTAAAGCGATGCCTATGGAAAGGATTTTAAAAGCGTATTCTGTCCCGGTGAGTTCGTTAGAAAATTATGAAAAAATCTATTATCAAAACGCTTTCAAACCTAAAGTGCAAATCACTTTTGATAACAACAGCGATGCAGAAATCAAAAGCGCTCTCATAAGCGCTTATGCCAGAGTGCTAACCCCTAGCGATGAAGAAAAACTCTATCAAATCAAAAATGAAGTTTTCACAGACAGCGCTAATGGCATCACACGCATTAGAGTGGTTGTTAGCGCGAGCGATTGTCAAGGCACGCCTGTATTGAATAGAAGCCTTGAAGTGGATGAAAAGAATAAGAATTTTGCTATCACGCGCTTACAATCTTTGCTTTATAAAGAACTGAAAGATTATGCCAATAAAGAAGGGCAAGGCAATACGGGGTTATAA
- the lpoB gene encoding penicillin-binding protein activator LpoB, producing MVLKIKLKIISSVILSALLWVGCSSEMATYQNVNDATKNTTASINSTDLLLTANAMLDSMFSDPNFEQLKGKHLIEVSDVINDTTQPNLDMNLLTTEIARQLRLRSNGRFNITRASGGSGIAADSRMVKQREKERESEEYNQDTTVEKGTLKAADLSLSGKVSSIAASISSSRQRLDYDFTLSLTNRKTGEEVWSDVKPIVKNASNKRMF from the coding sequence ATGGTATTGAAAATAAAATTAAAAATTATAAGCTCGGTGATTTTGAGCGCTTTATTATGGGTGGGTTGCTCAAGCGAAATGGCAACTTATCAAAATGTGAATGATGCCACTAAAAATACAACTGCAAGTATTAATAGCACGGATTTATTGCTAACCGCTAACGCAATGTTAGATTCCATGTTTAGCGACCCTAATTTTGAGCAACTCAAGGGCAAGCATTTGATTGAAGTCTCAGATGTGATTAACGACACCACGCAGCCCAATTTGGACATGAATCTTCTCACGACTGAAATCGCACGGCAGTTGCGGTTGCGATCTAATGGGAGGTTCAATATCACAAGGGCGAGCGGAGGGAGTGGCATTGCGGCGGATAGCAGAATGGTGAAACAGCGCGAAAAAGAACGAGAGAGCGAAGAGTATAATCAAGACACCACTGTAGAAAAAGGCACTTTAAAAGCCGCTGATTTATCTTTAAGTGGTAAAGTATCTAGCATCGCAGCCTCTATTAGTAGTTCTAGGCAACGCTTGGACTATGACTTCACCCTAAGCCTTACCAATAGGAAAACGGGTGAAGAGGTATGGAGCGATGTTAAGCCTATTGTGAAGAACGCTAGCAATAAGCGTATGTTTTAA